DNA from Acidimicrobiia bacterium:
CCGAAGCTGCCCGTCCCTTCGATCGCCCACATCGTTGCGCTGTGCTTGCGACCGAACGCGAGGAGCTGCCGATAGCCCCTCGGGCACGCCGACGCCGTGAGGCACTCGATGACCGCGCCCGTGCCGCTGACCGCGGCAGCCGTGTGCGTGTGCTTGTGCGTGTCGACACCGATGACGACGTCGAGATGTTCTGCCAGCATGGACACCGCTCCTTGACCAAGGGAGTGAACCGTTGTCGGTGCCGGTCCGAGCGGCGCTGCGGCAAGACTGTGATGAGTCACGCCGCATCGCGGCGGACGAGCTTCTGATCAGGCCAACGCACGGCGACCGGGCCGGTGCCGGCGACGCCGCGGACAAGTCCCATTCAAGGCACCCGAAGGGCCGATCAGTTTTCGGGTCACGCGCCGTCACCGACAGCCAGCCTCAACGCCGGCGCCACTCAACCGGTGGACCCGAGACTCACAGTCAGTTTTCGACCGGTGATAAGGGGACGCTTCTATGTTGGGTCAAGTCGTTGACGGGAGCGCTTCAAGCTCGCGGAAGAGCCGCCGGGCGACGTAGCGCTTCAAGCACCGCTTGATCTCGCGGACGCTCTTGCCCTCGGCGATCCGACGTTGTACGTAGATCTTCGTCTCGGCGTCTTGGCGCATCCGAACCATCACGATCGTGTGCAACGCGCGGTTGAGCTGGCGGTCACCGCGGCGGTTCAGGCGGTGGCGTACGACGGTGTGAACCGCCTCGGGTTTGATGGAGACCCGGTCATTGTGTGACGAGCCCGGCGGGGCTCCCGGCCGTGCTCGTCGCTTGTTGTTCGTGCCACATCTTCTCGGACTCGACGGGCGGGATGTCGCCGATCGGTTCGAGGATGCGCTTGGTGTTCCACCAGTGGACCCAGGCGAGCGTGGCGAGCTCGACGTCCTCGACGCTGCGCCACGGCCCTTCGAGCGTGATGCACTCGGCCTTGTAGAGCCCGTTGATCGACTCGGCCATCGCGTTGTCGTAGCTGTCGCCGCGGCTGCCGACCGACGTGACCGCGTCTTCGGCGGCGAGCCGCTCGGTGTAGACGATCGACAGGTATTGCACGCCCCGGTCGGAGTGATGGACGAATCCGCTGAGGTCCTCACCGTGGCGGGTCCAGATCGCCATCTCGAGCGCGTCGAGCGCGAGATCCGCGCGCAGGCTCTTCGAGACCCGCCAACCGACGATCCGGCGGGAGAACACGTCGGTGACGAACGCCGCGTACGCGAACCCCGACCACGTCGCAACGTAGGTGATGTCCGCGATCCACAACCGGTTCGGTGCTGGCGCCTTGAAGCTCCGTGCGACGAGATCCGCCGGCCGGGCACCGACATCGGCCGGGATCGTGGTGCGCCGCCGAGCCCCCCGGACACGCCCACACAAGCCGAGCTCACGCATCAGCCGTTCGATGCGACAGCGCGGCTCGACGATCCCTTCCCGTCGCAGCTGCTTGTAGACCTTGCGCGCCCCGTACACGCAACGGTTCTCGCGCCACACGCGTTCGATGTGTGGCTTCAGCTGCTCGTCGCGTACGCGACGGCGACACGGCGGCCGCGACTTCGCCGCGTAGTACGTCGACGGGGCGAACTGCAACGCTGTGCAGATCGGCTCGACCCCGAACCTGTCGCGGTGCACGTCGATGTAGCGGATCACCTCTTCGGTCGGCGGTCGAGCTCCGCCCCGAAGAAAGCCGCCGCGGACTTCAAGATCTCGTTCGCGCGGCGCAACTCGAAGTTCTCGCGTTCGAGTTGCCGGACGCGTTCCTTCTCGACGGTCGTCAACCCCGCCCGGCGGCCGCCATCGACGTCGTCTTGGCGAACCCAGTTCCGCAACGTCTCCGGGTGCACGCCGAGCTGCTCACCGACCTCCTTGAACCCGCCCGTGTCGCGGCCACGCGCGCGACGCCACTCGAATACGAGCGTCACCGCACGCTCGCGAACCTCATCCGGATGCTTCCTCGGAGCTGCCATCGGCCCCATCCTCCCGCATAGGGACGGAGCCTCCACCAGACCCGGGGCGGTTCACGTCAAGCCACGGCGACTACCGTCACCGCGGGACGCGACAGCCGTGCGCGGTTAGTCGCCACGTTGGCAACCACGTTCGTCACATGCCCCAGCCCTCGTAGCTCAGGGGATAGAGCAACGGTTTCCTAAACCGTGTGTCGCAGGTTCGAATCCTGCCGGGGGCGCTACTTCCAGCCTGGGGTTCGGCCGGCCTGCTCGAGCCACGCGTGCAGCTCCGGTCCGTCCGCCTCCTCCATCGTGGTCACCTTGACGTAGCGGGTGCGGTCGGCCGTGCCGAGTGGCGGCGGGGCATCGAAGTCCGCGCCCCCGAGGAAGACGACATTCACGGAAACGTCGTACGCGGCGAGCTCGATGATCCACCCGAGCTCCGGGAGCCCGTAGTACGGGCGCTTCCACTTGACGGCGTAGTGAAGGCCCGGGATCGTCGCTCGGATCGACTCGTCGAGGTGCCGGAGGATGGGCTGCAGGTGGGGCACCTGGCGCTCGAACCACTCGTCGATGTCGGCGTGGCTCGCGGTCGGCTCGGGCGGCTTCCGCCCTGCATTCCCCTTGATCGCCTTCGGCATCGCGTGCCCTCCTTCGCCACCCTGTTCGCCGACGTACCCGCTCCGGTCTATCGAACTGCCCGAGCGTGAGACGACGCGGCGCCCGAGCGCGTCCGAGGGTCCGTCGTCGAGCGATGAGTCGGCGGCGCGAGGGGAGTCGTGAGGGGCATGACCAAGGTGCTGACGCACATGTGCATGTCGCTGGACGGGTTCGTCGCCCAGCCCGACGACAACCCGGCGGAGCTCTTCGACTGGTACTGGAGCGGCGACGTCGTCGTGCCGAGCGCGCAGCAGGGCATGACGTTCTCGGTCGACGCGGCGAGCGCCCCGATGTTGCGGGACCTCACGTTGGGCTGCGGCGCGCTGATCGCGGGCCGTCGGTTGTTCGACCAGACCGACGGCTGGGGCGACAACCATCCTGCCGGCGCGCCGGTGGTGGTGGTGACCCACCGTCCACCGCCCGAAGACGCCGCGGAGCGGTTCCCGCGAACGACCTTCACGGGCAGTGTCGAGGAGGCGGTCGCGACCGCGAAGGAGATCGCGGGCGACAAGTTCGTCACGATCGCGAGCGCCGACATCATCCAGCAGGCGTTGAACCTCGGCCTCGTCGACGAGCTCTGCATCAGCCAGGTGCCCGTGCTGTTCGGGAGCGGCATCCGCTACTTCGGCGAGCTCGTCGGCGGCCACGTCGTGCTCGACGATCCCGTCGTCGTCCAAGGCACGCGCGCGCTGCACCTCCGGTACCCGGTG
Protein-coding regions in this window:
- a CDS encoding IS110 family transposase, producing MLAEHLDVVIGVDTHKHTHTAAAVSGTGAVIECLTASACPRGYRQLLAFGRKHSATMWAIEGTGSFG
- a CDS encoding IS3 family transposase (programmed frameshift): MAAPRKHPDEVRERAVTLVFEWRRARGRDTGGFKEVGEQLGVHPETLRNWVRQDDVDGGRRAGLTTVEKERVRQLERENFELRRANEILKSAAGFLRGGARPPTEEVIRYIDVHRDRFGVEPICTALQFAPSTYYAAKSRPPCRRRVRDEQLKPHIERVWRENRCVYGARKVYKQLRREGIVEPRCRIERLMRELGLCGRVRGARRRTTIPADVGARPADLVARSFKAPAPNRLWIADITYVATWSGFAYAAFVTDVFSRRIVGWRVSKSLRADLALDALEMAIWTRHGEDLSGFVHHSDRGVQYLSIVYTERLAAEDAVTSVGSRGDSYDNAMAESINGLYKAECITLEGPWRSVEDVELATLAWVHWWNTKRILEPIGDIPPVESEKMWHEQQATSTAGSPAGLVTQ
- a CDS encoding DUF1801 domain-containing protein: MPKAIKGNAGRKPPEPTASHADIDEWFERQVPHLQPILRHLDESIRATIPGLHYAVKWKRPYYGLPELGWIIELAAYDVSVNVVFLGGADFDAPPPLGTADRTRYVKVTTMEEADGPELHAWLEQAGRTPGWK
- a CDS encoding dihydrofolate reductase family protein, with translation MTKVLTHMCMSLDGFVAQPDDNPAELFDWYWSGDVVVPSAQQGMTFSVDAASAPMLRDLTLGCGALIAGRRLFDQTDGWGDNHPAGAPVVVVTHRPPPEDAAERFPRTTFTGSVEEAVATAKEIAGDKFVTIASADIIQQALNLGLVDELCISQVPVLFGSGIRYFGELVGGHVVLDDPVVVQGTRALHLRYPVRRSGAVTSDPA